The sequence AGAGCGTTTTCCACGACGTAGAGCCAGTATGAATTGCCAAGGCGCTGCGCCATCTGCCACTCGTGGGCTGTCAATTCTACAGGTCCTGTTTCGCTAAAGGCTTTGACCTCTATGTAGCGGATTTCTTCAGTTCCGACAGACAAAATATCATATCCCAAAAACTTCTCGGAAACATCTTGGGGTTCCCGTCCATGCTCCCGTTCGTAACGCATTGCTTCGGCCATGCCGGCCTGCTCCACCTGCCGCTTGAGGTCTTCAGGTTCCGGAGGCGGTCCGGGAAGTTCCACGATTTGTTTGGGCACGATGAGAGCAACGGCAACCAGTTCCGGTTCTAAGAGCATAAGGGTTCGCTCTTTCTCCAGGGCCTTCAAGCGTTCTCCTCTTTCACGGACCAGCGCTTTGAGGTTCTCTTCCTCTTGGTGAATGGCGATACGCATATCCTCGCCCGCCTCGGCTCGTCGGTGGTATTCAAAGAGTTTCGCGTTGGATTCGGAAATCAATTGATCAAAGGAATGCTCCAACCACCTCCTTTTGATTTGGCACTCACGGTCGCGGCGGGCCTGGGCTTCGTCCTGCAGTTCCCCTATCTGCTGGGTCACGTACTGCTGGACGATCCTCTGGACGGCCTCCAGGTTATCCACGGTTTCTGGGGGAGGCGACCAGCCGTCAGGGACAGCCCGTAGCTCCCATAGCATTCGGGGGTCCACCTCACGGACTTCTTTGGAATGTCGGTCATAGAAGAGGGCCAATAGTCTTTCAATGACAGGTTTCCCATGGCCGTCCTGGACCCGCCCTCGAAAGAGCCAGAGTTGACCATCACGTCCCTTTTCATCGGTGAGCACCCCCTTCACGGGGAGGGACGATTTGTTCAGAAAATGCTCGCAGAGGGCTTCGAAGAGTGGATGTCCTGGTGCGAAGAACTCTGCGTTGCCCTCTCGTGCCTTAGAGCGTTCAAAGGCAACCCTCAGACCTCGCGCGTAGCTTTCCCCTTGCAGGTGATGCTGGCGCACAAATTCGCGAGGGACGCTTATGTGAAAGATACCGTCTTTCTTCCGATCGGGGTCCAGGCGCCCACCGACGATGCTCACCGCTAACTGAGTGAACCGCTGAACGTCCCAAGGCACCAGGCGCCTCAGTCGGGAGTCCTGGTCGTCCCGGAGCACAGCCGATCGGTCAATGTGATGTCCCGCCAGGGCATTTTCCTCCAAGGCCCGGCGGAACTCTTCTAACCGCTTTTCCACATCTATGTCAGTTACCCGCTCAATTTCACCAGTCCTCTCCTCCACGATGGCTCGCATAATCATCTCTTCCAGTCGCACACCCTCCAGGAGCATTCCGATGACGTCGTATACGGTATCACCCAGGCGCTGGCGCATCAGCTCCAGCTTCTGCAGTAGGCGTTGTAAGACCGTCCCCTCACGGGTCTCCGGGTAGAGCAGGTTAAAGACAAAGCACTCACGGGTCTGTCCGTAGCGGTGGATCCGTCCCATCCGTTGTTCCAGTCGGTTGGGGTTCCAGGGCAAGTCAAAGTTGACCATAAGGCGACAGAACTGGAGGTTGATACCCTCGCCGGCGGCATCTGTGGCCACCATGACCTGGACCCGATCGCGGAAGAACCGCTCCTGCTCCACGCGGGCTTGCAAGTTCATATCCCCGTGGATCACGGCCACAGGGAATCCCCACTCCTGCTCGAATTTGCGCTTGAGGCCATTTAAGGTGTCTTTGAACTCAGTGAAGACGAGGAGCTTTTCTTCCGGATTATGGCGCAAGTGCTCCTCGACCACGCGGCGGAGTTCCTGGACCTTCGCCTCTTCGCCAGCCTTCTCCGCCTGGATGGCCAATTGAATGAGATCATCCAGTTCCCCGATTTCTTCCCGGAGTTCCTCCGGTGTCTCAGCGGCGGTCACGCCCTCGAGGCGTTCCTGAAGGCTCTCCCATTCGGCATCTGTCAGATCGGCCAGCTCAGCCAAGTTTTCCTCGTCTAACGCCGGCAGGGCTATTTCTTCAGCCAATCGCCTCTCCCACTCCCTCAAGAGGTTCTGCAATTTGGTGCGCCGACGGTGTAGCGACTCTCGGATGGCTGCAAGGCTTGATGAAAGCCTGCGTTGCAAGACCGTTAAGGCCAGGGCAACATTGCGACTTCGGCGGTCCGTTTTACCCGATACGGTCCTATACCAGCGCCGCACGTAAGCCGTGACACTTTCGTAAAGTTCTCGCTCGGCTGCTGTCAGGGTGATACTCAGTGTGCAGACCTCACGTTTCTTGAAGATTTTGCTCCCGTCCAGGTAAGTCACCTGCTCCTTGGACCGGCGCAGCACAAAGGGCAACCCATTCCCCTCTCGGGCTGCTTCCTTGAGTTGGGTTTCATTAAAGAAAAGCCGGGGTTCTAAGAGTTCTAACAGCAAAAAGTAAGCTGAATCATCGCCTTTATGAGGAGTAGCTGTCAAAAAGAGAACGTTTGTCGTCCGTGGGGCAAGGGCTTCGCCTAACAGGTAGCGTTGACTCTTGGCGATTTTACGACCGTAGCGGGTCGCCGAGAGTTTGTGCGCTTCATCAACGATTAATAGATCCCATTGGCGCCGAGTGAGCACGTCCATAATCTCGCTCTTCTTAGCGAAGTCCATCGAGGTTATCAATTGAGGATTACGCTGGAAAAACTCGTCCGAATAGATATTGGAGAACACCCCTCGATCCAGGATCGTGAAGTCTTCTCGGAACCAATCCCCCAGTTCGCGGCGCCACTGGTCCTGCAGGTGAGCGGGGACGACAATCAAGACCCGTTGTGCCAGACCTCGCGCCTTCAACTCCTTAAGCACCAGCCCCGCCACAACGGTCTTACCCAGGCCGGGGTCATCTGCCAGCAAGAAGCGGATCCGGGAGCTTGGAAGGATATACCGATAGACAGCATCCACCTGATGGGGCAAAAGGTCCACCTGGGTCACGCTCACTGCATAATGGGGATCGAAGGTGTAGGCCAAGCGCATACGCAGGGCCTCAGCATAGAGTAAGAAGGGGTCACGCGGCAAGAAGTCGGCTCGTAGAAAATCTTCTTTGAGCGTGGGCAACCGCTTTACTCGTTGGGCGAGTTCTTCAAGCGTGAGGACGAAGGTTTGCGCCTGTCGGCTCTGGCTGGAGATGACCCCAAGGGTGATCCGATCCGTGGAAGGTTCGGCTCTATAGACCTCGAAAACTTCCGGGTACGGCTCCAGGCGAATTCGCTCACCAGGTTTCGGTAGATCGTGGTTCATCAGACCTTCCTAATTCTTTTTCTTTGTGTTTAGTAATCGTACCAGATTTTTCGGCCGAGGTTCGCAAGTGAAGGAATCTTCTGATTTTGGACTTTGATTTGCTCTGGGTCGTGGGGTTTGTCCTTCACGTCGCCGCGGTCAGTGCCCAGTTGGAAGTTAGAGGCATATTTGATGCTGTAGGGCGGATTAATGTAAATCATCTGCACTTTGTCCGTCAGATCCCCTTTGACAAGGAGCGAGTTGATCACGGTGGGCGAATCGCCCAGAAGCCGGTTCGCCCGGCCAAGCTCGCGTTGATAGAATTCCACCAGCTTACCGGCGGACAAAGGCGTTTCGTCAAAAAGGTTGAGCTTTAGTGGCTCGGGACCGCGTTTGGTGTAGAGAGTTGCCTGTGTGGGAGCGGGTGCGCATTGCGAGCCCAACGGCCGTCTGGCGTTCGGGTACTTCTGCAACAGCGCATGAGGAATGACCACCGAGCCTCGTCCTTCAGCCGGGTCCTTCTCGCGCCCGTTTCGCTTCACGTTCTCTCGAAGCCTCTCTTTCATGGTGAGTGATAGGACAGCGACCCGTTGCTCCCGATCCTTTCCGCCACGAATTGTAATTGGAGTCACCCCAAAGTCAATAACTTTGATCCCCAAACACAAACATCCGTCAGACCGGTCAACGGAATCTCCCTCGAACGGCTTTGACCCCTGCGCGTTCCGTACCCGATCTTTCAGTCGGTCAGGTGAGTTTTCGAAATGCCCACATTCCCTCCTTAAAGAACTCCTTGATCCGGTCCAGGGTCGAACAACGTGATTGCAGGGTCTTTGCCGGGACATACCGGGACTCGCTGACCCTCCCACGTCGGATCGAACGACGCGTTTCCAAGGTGTTCGCCGGGGTATCTCTGTGCGCGACGAAGTGTCATGGGCAAACATCTTCACGGCGCGACTCATTATGGGACGGGATGATCATATCCGATTTCCTCAGGAATGGCCTGGTTGGCTTCATTGACTTCGGCCTTTGCGGTCGCCTATAATGCGGCCTGTTTTCATCCGTAGGGATCGCAGGTAGGAAAAGCAATGAAAGCATCGAGGAGGAAACCGTAAGATATGACCATCAAGGAACGACGAGTCAATGATGTTGTGATTCTGGATATCGAGGGGAAGATTCTACTTGGCGAAGGCGACGTCCAGCTTCGGGAAGCAATTCAGCGGCTGTTACAGTCCGGGGCGAAGAAGATCCTCCTGAATCTGGCCGATGTGCCCTACATTGACAGTGCGGGATTGGGCGAGATCGTTCGATGCTATACGACGACCCGACGTGAAGGGGGAGAATTGAAGCTTCTGAATCTCACCAGCCGTATCCGGGATCTGCTCACGATTACGAAACTGATCACCGTCTTTGAGAGTTTCGATACCGAGGAAGCCGCGCTGAAGAGCTTCGCCAGCTAAGCTCCTGTTTTCACCCGTCGGAGCGGGCGGCGTATCCTATCGTCCCGAAAGGATTCGCCACCGCTGCCGATCCATCGCTGTGGGAAGGGAAATTCGGCTAGCCCCTGCGAGTTTGGCCTCATCGAAAGCGGCAATCATTGCTTCGAATGGAGCTTCGGGTTCTGTATCAATGATCACGGGAGTGTTTTTGTTCTGTTCGATCCGGGCCTTGATGGCCGGCCCGAGATCCTCGATGCGAATCGGTTGGTCGTTCAAACGATAGTCCGATGGACCCAGTACCCGGATGTAAAGCGCTTCTTCGGGCCGTACATTCACGATCAGGTTCGGGTCTTCCGGGGGCAATCCGAAATTTATTCCCTTGATGGCAGCAAAGGCCGCCGTCAGCATGAAGAAGATGATGAGCAGGAAGGCGATGTCGGCCATCGAGGCCGTGGGAATTTCGGCATTGACTTTTCGTCGAGGAACTTTCATCGTCTCATCCTTGTCTCCGGGGACCCCGGGCTTCGGTCAGGAAGTAGACGTTTCGCGCCCGGCTTAAGCGAAGCCGTTCCAGGCAAAATTCAATATAGCGGTAAGCGGCCCGTCGGTCGCCTTTGACGACGAAAGATCGAGCAGGATTTTGACGGAGCACCTCGGCAATAAACCGATCGAGCTGATCCACATTCTCAATCGTCTGAGAGACCTCTCCGTCGGTTGCTTTGATCACTCCTTCCGCCGTGACCGTCAGCAAGGCGCTGTTTCGGACGATTTCTTCCCGGTTCACCGACGCGGGCAGGTCCACGACCGTTTGATCGGTGGAGAAGACCGTCGTGACCAGGAAGAAAATGATGAGCAGGAAGGCGATGTCGGCCATCGAGGCCGTAGGAATGGTGGCACTCAAGCGATGGACGTGCCGTCGGACGCGAATCATGATATTTCGTCTCCGGTTGCCACTCCGACGCCCGGATCTCGCGCCATCCGGGGCCGGGACTTCTTAGTTCGCTGCCGCCGCATAACTGGACGGCCCCTGCTCGATCTCCTTGATCGTTTCCAGGAGCATCGCTCCGGCCGTCTCCATGTTGAGCGAGATCTTGCCCACGCGCGTCACGAAGTAGTTGTAGGCGGCTTGAGTGGGGAGTGCGATGATCAACCCGGCGGCGGTCGTGATGAGGGCTTCAGAGATTCCGCCCGCGACAGCTTTCGGATTTCCCAGGCCCACTTCCGCCACCTTGTCGAAGGCGTTGATCATGCCGGTGACGGTTCCAAGAAATCCAAAGAGCGGAGCAATGTTGGCGACCGTCGCCAGGATCCAGAGAAATCGCTCCATGCGAGCGACCTCCTGGGTGGCCACGGCTTCCATGGTTCGCTCGATCTCCTCGATGGGCTTGCCGATCTGAAGCAAACCCGCTTTTATGGTGTTGGAGATGGGGCCTCCCATCGCATCGCAGATTTTGGTCGCCGTCTCCAGATCTCGCGCATGCAGGGCTCGACGCACCCGACCGACGATCTCCGCCATATTGTCCTTGATGCGATGGAGCGCCCAGGCGCGTTCGATGATCACCACCAGGCCTGCTAGCGAGCACAAAAGCAGCGGCCACATGACCGGCCCGCCGCGCACGAAGTAATCTTTCAGTGTTCCCCAGCCAAAGAGTAACAGGGGAGTGTGAAGAACCTCAGGTCCGATGTTCACCGTTTCCTTCTCCCTTCGATTTTTAGCACCGATTTTAATTTAGCGTGCTCCAATGAAAAGTCAAGCAACGCCATTCGATGATGAGAATGTCCCCCTCCGGGTGCGATCGCGTTTTCGGTGTTTCCCTCTTACCGCGCGTCTTTCTCTTAATCACCCGTTCTGACCCGGGGGACTTGACGTGGGGAAACGCCAACGTCTCCGATCTCCTTCGGTCACTCACCGATGATTTGCACGATGATGCGTCGGCGTCGGGGACGAGTATCGAAATCCACAAGCACAATCTGTTGCCAGGTACCGAGGAGCAGCTCCTTTTTGCGAAAGGGGACCGTGAGCGAAGGGCCGATGAGCGATGCCCGCAGGTGGCTGTGTCCATTATCGTCAATGGTGTTGTGCCGATAAGGGTGATTTTCCGGTATCAGCCGACGCACAGCATCCACCAGGTCGGCGACGACGTTCGGCTCGTATTCGATCGTCGTAATGCCTGCGGTCGAACCGGGAACGAAAATCGTCACGATACCTGATCCTGCCGAGCTTGAAGCGACGATCCTCGCAACGTCCGCGGTGATGTCTTTAACTTCGTCCCGACCGCGCGTTTCGTATGTCAGCTCCCGTGTTTCGACCGTCATAGAGAGCCTAATGCTACGTGATGAAGCACAGGTTTTCAAACCGCTCCCGCCCGACTTCTTCGTCAGGGGCAGACCGAC comes from Blastocatellia bacterium and encodes:
- a CDS encoding helicase-related protein codes for the protein MNHDLPKPGERIRLEPYPEVFEVYRAEPSTDRITLGVISSQSRQAQTFVLTLEELAQRVKRLPTLKEDFLRADFLPRDPFLLYAEALRMRLAYTFDPHYAVSVTQVDLLPHQVDAVYRYILPSSRIRFLLADDPGLGKTVVAGLVLKELKARGLAQRVLIVVPAHLQDQWRRELGDWFREDFTILDRGVFSNIYSDEFFQRNPQLITSMDFAKKSEIMDVLTRRQWDLLIVDEAHKLSATRYGRKIAKSQRYLLGEALAPRTTNVLFLTATPHKGDDSAYFLLLELLEPRLFFNETQLKEAAREGNGLPFVLRRSKEQVTYLDGSKIFKKREVCTLSITLTAAERELYESVTAYVRRWYRTVSGKTDRRSRNVALALTVLQRRLSSSLAAIRESLHRRRTKLQNLLREWERRLAEEIALPALDEENLAELADLTDAEWESLQERLEGVTAAETPEELREEIGELDDLIQLAIQAEKAGEEAKVQELRRVVEEHLRHNPEEKLLVFTEFKDTLNGLKRKFEQEWGFPVAVIHGDMNLQARVEQERFFRDRVQVMVATDAAGEGINLQFCRLMVNFDLPWNPNRLEQRMGRIHRYGQTRECFVFNLLYPETREGTVLQRLLQKLELMRQRLGDTVYDVIGMLLEGVRLEEMIMRAIVEERTGEIERVTDIDVEKRLEEFRRALEENALAGHHIDRSAVLRDDQDSRLRRLVPWDVQRFTQLAVSIVGGRLDPDRKKDGIFHISVPREFVRQHHLQGESYARGLRVAFERSKAREGNAEFFAPGHPLFEALCEHFLNKSSLPVKGVLTDEKGRDGQLWLFRGRVQDGHGKPVIERLLALFYDRHSKEVREVDPRMLWELRAVPDGWSPPPETVDNLEAVQRIVQQYVTQQIGELQDEAQARRDRECQIKRRWLEHSFDQLISESNAKLFEYHRRAEAGEDMRIAIHQEEENLKALVRERGERLKALEKERTLMLLEPELVAVALIVPKQIVELPGPPPEPEDLKRQVEQAGMAEAMRYEREHGREPQDVSEKFLGYDILSVGTEEIRYIEVKAFSETGPVELTAHEWQMAQRLGNSYWLYVVENALTEPKLHAVQNPTRLSAQPVVNVIKVVIEQWKGTE
- a CDS encoding STAS domain-containing protein, which codes for MTIKERRVNDVVILDIEGKILLGEGDVQLREAIQRLLQSGAKKILLNLADVPYIDSAGLGEIVRCYTTTRREGGELKLLNLTSRIRDLLTITKLITVFESFDTEEAALKSFAS
- a CDS encoding biopolymer transporter ExbD — protein: MKVPRRKVNAEIPTASMADIAFLLIIFFMLTAAFAAIKGINFGLPPEDPNLIVNVRPEEALYIRVLGPSDYRLNDQPIRIEDLGPAIKARIEQNKNTPVIIDTEPEAPFEAMIAAFDEAKLAGASRISLPTAMDRQRWRILSGR
- a CDS encoding biopolymer transporter ExbD, coding for MIRVRRHVHRLSATIPTASMADIAFLLIIFFLVTTVFSTDQTVVDLPASVNREEIVRNSALLTVTAEGVIKATDGEVSQTIENVDQLDRFIAEVLRQNPARSFVVKGDRRAAYRYIEFCLERLRLSRARNVYFLTEARGPRRQG
- a CDS encoding MotA/TolQ/ExbB proton channel family protein, which gives rise to MNIGPEVLHTPLLLFGWGTLKDYFVRGGPVMWPLLLCSLAGLVVIIERAWALHRIKDNMAEIVGRVRRALHARDLETATKICDAMGGPISNTIKAGLLQIGKPIEEIERTMEAVATQEVARMERFLWILATVANIAPLFGFLGTVTGMINAFDKVAEVGLGNPKAVAGGISEALITTAAGLIIALPTQAAYNYFVTRVGKISLNMETAGAMLLETIKEIEQGPSSYAAAAN
- a CDS encoding secondary thiamine-phosphate synthase enzyme YjbQ — encoded protein: MTVETRELTYETRGRDEVKDITADVARIVASSSAGSGIVTIFVPGSTAGITTIEYEPNVVADLVDAVRRLIPENHPYRHNTIDDNGHSHLRASLIGPSLTVPFRKKELLLGTWQQIVLVDFDTRPRRRRIIVQIIGE